CCATGAACACCTACAAAGGAGGTACTTCTAATGAAGAAGCAGACCTCCCACCTGTGCCTTTAGAGAAGGAATATGTCTCAGGATATGTGGCTCTAACGGGCAAAAGCGTCAACATAGCTGATGTATATGAAGACAAAAACTTTGATTTCACAGGGCCACAAAAGTACGACCGCATGACAGGCTACAGAACAAAGTCAATGCTTGTTATTCCTCTAAAAAATCACCTTGACGAAGTAATAGGAGTTCTTCAGCTAATAAACGCTCTAGACCAGGGAAGAGATATGACAAGCTTTAGCCAAAAACACGAAACTATAGTGAAATCCCTTGCCTCCCTGGCAGCGATCTCCCTTACCAACCAGCAGCTTATCGAAGAGATAGAAAATCTTTTTGAATCTTTTGTCCAGGTGATGGTAACAGCTATAGAAAATAAAACCCCATACAACGCTAGCCATACCGAAAAAGTAAGTAAATTAGCAGTAAAGCTGGCCAAAGCAGTTCATAACTCAAACAAAGAACCTTTTGGGGATGAGTTTTTTGAAGAGGACAGACTAAAGCAGCTTGAGATGTCAGGCTGGCTACATGATATAGGTAAAGTCTCTATACCTTTATCAGTGATGAATAAAAAAACCCGTTTGGACGAAAGCTTGACCCTTGTCTTAACAAGGATCAATCTAGCAAAAGAACAGGCCCAAAAAGAAAAGATAGAAGAACTAATAACTAAAAATAGGGACGCAGATGACGCAAATTTAGACGCAAAAAAAATTCAAAAAGAATGTCAGGCTGTCATTGAAAAATATGATAAAATCCTAGAAACCATAAAAGCTGCAGATAACCCTGATAATTTCATAGATGAAGACAAAAAAAATGAGCTTATAGAAATAGCTAATATCAAATACAAAGACGAAACAGGAGAAAAAAAGCCTTTGCTAACAGAAGAAGACTTAGAGTGTCTAACAGTATCTAAAGGAACCCTTACAGAAGATGAAAAAAATATAATGCAGCAGCACGTCGATATCACTGAAAAGATTTTAAGTAAAATTCCCTTCACCAAAAAGCTATCCAAAGTACAAGAGTTCTCCTGCATGCACCACGAATCCCTCGATGGGAAAGGATACCCAAAGGGCCTAGAAGAAGAAGACATCCCTTTAGAAGCAAGAATTCTTGCTATAGCAGATATATACGATGCACTCACAGCAAGTGATAGACCCTACAAAAAAGGCATCCCCGTAGAAAAAGCCCTAAATATTATGAAGTCTATGGTTGAAGAGAAAAAGCTAGACAAAGACCTTTATGAACTATTTGTCGAGGAAAAAATATACGAAAGCTATTGATTTACAGAACAAAATTAAAATAACTTTTAGCAGTTCTTTAGAGAGCGCACCATAAAAGAGTTTGTGAAAATCTAGAACCGTCCCCAAATAGAACGCGCCAAAAAGAATTTGTATAAAAAGGACAAGTCAGTTAGAATAAAGATAATAATTTGACTACGGGTGGTAAATTAATGAGCATATTTGAACATATTCCAGAAAATTTGTTTTCTCCCCTGGCAACTTCTAGAAAAGAAATATATGTAGATTTGTTATTTATTGTGTATGAACAACACAAGAGAACTATCCACACTCTAGACAGGGAAGGTGTGGTGGATCTATTCACTGAATATATGGAAGAAAGAAAAGATGTATTAAAAGATATCTTAATCGACGATAATTCCTTTGAAAACAATTCTCAGAATAATTCTACAAATAATTCTCAAAAGAAGTCTCAAGAACAAATAGGTGAAATAGGTAAAATAGGTGCAATAGATAAAGTAGGTGTAATAGATAAAGTAGATGAAGAAGATGAAATAAAAGAAAAAAATGCCCGAGAAAAAGCTCAGATTTTTCTTCGAAGGCTTATAGATTTTGGCTGGTTTATCCAGGAGCAAAATCACGATTATACTTTCCGTATTTCCCTTCCTGATTATTCTTTTTTCCTTCTAGAAAGTTTAGAAAAAATAAAAAGTGGATACAGGATGGAATTTCAGGGTAAAGTCCTTACAGTATATCAAAACCTAACAGGCGAAGATGGAAACTCCTACACGGCAATACACCAGGCAAAAGAAATCACAGAGGGGCTTATGAACGGACTAAAGAGCCTAAACCACAGCATTAAACTTTACACAGAAAAACTTTTAAAAACCCAAAAGCCCCGGGAAATCATCGAACAGATATTAGTGGATTACTATGAAGAGATCCTTGGAGACCAGTACTACAGGCTAAAGACCTCAGAACACATCTCCAAATATCGAGCCGGCATATTAAAGAAAGTAAGAGATCTAAAGCACAACAGAGCAGAAATCATAAATCAGGCAGAGCTTATGGTCCGGGGAAAATATGCAAACGACCGGGTAGAAGGAGAAAACATGCTCTATGATTGGCTAGAGTTTATCGAAGAAAATTTTCAGGATATGGACGATATCCTTGGCGAAATAGATAATCGAAACAGACGCTATGTCACCTCAGCCCTACAAAGACTTGAATTTCAGATGGCCGGGAAAAATAAAAGTCAGGAAAAGATTAAAGAAGCCTTAAAACACCTGGCCTCTCTTGCCAAAGACGAAGGGGAAAAACAAGAAACACCTGAAGAGATAAATAACTTAATCCATCTCTATCCCCAACAAACTGTAAACGATAACAGCCCAAAGAACCCTCCAAAAGAAAGAAAAGAACATAAGCCCACACCAGTCATGGCAAAAAAGATAAACAAAAAGTCAAGGGACAAAAATCTAGCCAAATTCAAAAAACGAGTAAAAGAAGAAATAACAGTAAAAGACATCAACCAGTATGTCAAAGACTATATCGGTGCCAAAAAATCCATCTACCTGCATGAATTCCCAAGGCGCACAAAAAACGACTGGATCAGGTTGATCTATATTATACTCTACCAAAACTCAAAACACGCCAATTACAAAATCACAGGAAAGCGAAGGGAAATGATAAGCCTAGACGACAACACCGTCCATATCCCTTACCAAGTAGTAACCTTAAAGAATGGTAAGAAGAGATGAAAAATAAAACAAGAGAAAAGAAAAACAAAGGAAACGGAAAAGGAGCGGGAATCTAAAGATGATGAAATGGGCCGAAGATTACGAAAACCTCTCTGAAAAAGAAAAGGAAAGATTTCAAAAAACAATAAATATCCTGTTAAATAAAACCTTCTTAGTCTACAACAGAGAACAGGACAGGCCTTATTATAGATTTGTTGAAAAGCACTTTGATATTTTTCAGGGGTATCTTAACATGGCGAGATGGGAGATTTTATACAATAGAAGGCTCTCTGTACTTCAAGCCTATAATATAGAAGAAAAAAACAGACGCAGGTTTAATCTTCAGGAGACAATCTTTCTATTGATCTTAAGGCTTTTGTACGATGAGAAGAAGAAGGACCTCCAGCTAACAAAAGACGTGGTTGCAGCAGGTTTTGAAATCCAGGAAAAATACATGGCCCTTCAAATAAAAGAAAGACTGCCCTCAAGGGAAGAGATGACCAGGATTCTTAGGCTCTTTTCTAGCTTTTCCCTTTTGGATTTAAAAAAAGGCCACTACAAGGATCCAGAAGCAACTTACATCCTCTACCCCTCTCTTCAGATGGTAATAGATGATGCAAAACTTGAAACAAGTAAAGAACTTTTGAACAAAGAATTATTAGATGATGAAGAAATCATTGAAAACTTAGAAGAGGAAGAAGAGGATGATAACGAAGAAGAAAATATCCTAGAAGAAAAAGAAGAATAATAAGACATATCATAGAAGCTGAAATTGATAGTGATATCGATAATAACAAAATAAGATAAAAGCTGCTTAAGGAGGAACTTTTAGACTTATGAGATTACTTACTGGAATAAAGCTTATTAATTGGCATTTTTTCTCAGATGAAGATATAGATATAGAAAACAGCGCTCTTATCACCGGGGATAACGGAGCAGGAAAATCCACCTTGATAGATGCTCTTCAGGTTGTTCTTGTAGGTAACCTTGCCAAAGTAAGGTTTAACTCTTCTGCCTTCGATGAAAAGACAAACCGGGACTTAAAAGGTTACTTAAAAGGAAAGACCGGAACAGAGGGAGAGACTGTTTTCTTGAGAAACGATAAAGATTTTACCAGTTATATTGTCCTTGAGATCACCCACACCAAGACAAACACCCCTTATTTAATAGGCGTTCTTTTTGATTATTATCAGGACAGAGACGAATTTGAGCATGTGTTTTTTAAAATAGACGGCGAAAATATAAACGATGAACTATTTTATCAAGATATAAACTCATTAGGATTTGACAAAAAAGAAGATGTAAAAGTCATAGATAATAAAAATAATGATTTTAATGATAATAGCAATAATGAAAACTATGTTGAAAACAAAGACGGAGATGTAGATATAGAAGAAAAAGTTTTCGCCAGAAACAAAAAAGATTTCTTTCGCCAACTAAAGGCTAAAGAAATCACCCATAAACAGTACAAAAATGACCTCTCAACTTATCTAAATGACTTGCGTCAGCTTTTTGGCGGAGCCAAAGAGTCGTTTTTCTCACTGATCCAAAAAGGAATAAGCTTCACCCCCATCACAAACCTGCGGGGCTTTATCTATGATTATATCTTAGAGGAAAGACAGATCGATGTTAACACCATGCGAGAATACTTTGAGAGGTTTCAGCAGTTAGAAAAATACATTGAAGAGACCAAAACAGAAATTACAAGGCTATCTGAAATAAATGAAACTTACGAAACCCTAAAAGAAAAAGAACAAAACATCACAACAGCCGACTACATGATAAAAAGAGCAGGCCTAGAAGAAAAAAACGTAAAGAACTCACTTTTAGAGAAAGAACTGCAAGATAATCAGGAGGCTCTCTCTAACCTCCTGCAAGATATAGATGATAAGCAAACCAAAAAAACTGAACTAAATAAAAGAAAAAATGAAATCAGTGAAGAGATAGCAAACAATAACACCACATTAAAGATAAACAAACTAAAACAAGAGATAAAAACCACTGAAGAAAAATTAGGTGAATTAAAGTCACTTAAGAAAAATCTATATCACCGGATAAAGTCTGAAGCTGGAGAGTTTGAAAAGTTAAAAGAAATCTTACAGACTTTTGATGACAAAACTGACATTAAAGATGATAACACTATAAATAATAATAAAACAAAAGATGAAAATATTGTGGGAGATCAAAATACAAATTACCAAGAAATAAATACTTTCGAGAAGATAAGAAAATTAAAAGAAATAACAGCTGACTTTCACTATCTTGCAGATGAAAAAGTGAACAACTTAAGCAAACTAAACTTCAAAAACTCAAATTTAAAAAACTCTAATTCAAATAAATCTGATTCAAACAAAAATTCAAATAAACCCCAGTTATGTAAATTTGCTGAAAGCTTAAGCCTTAGCCTTGAGGAAATAACTTCTCTATGGAAACAAGTGTATAGAGAGCTAACAGAAGAGCTTTTCGAGCTAAAAAAGAAACAAAATGACTTAGAAAATAAAAGAAAAGAACTACAGGCTGAAATAAAAGAGCTAAAAGAAAACAAAATACTGCCGGCACATTCTCCCACAATGAAGCTAAAAAAGATCTTAGAAGAAAATCTAGTTAAAGAAAATGGCGAGCCGGTAGAAGTAGATATCCTCTGCGAAGCTACCTGGATAAATGACCAGGAGTGGCAAAATGCAATAGAGGGATATCTTAACACCCAAAAATTCGACATCCTAGTAGAGCCAGGTTATTTTGACGAGGCGCTTGGCTTGTATGAAAGACATAAATTCACAGACAAAATTGAAAACGTAGGCCTTGTAAACACTGAAAAGCTCATGAAAACCAAAATTAAAACTAAAGAAAACTCCCTGGCAGAAGAAATAAAAGCTGATAAAAAGCATATACGCCTTTATACTGATTTTCTGTTGGGACAGATAATTAAATGTAATGATGAAAAAGAGCTAAAAAATCACCTCCGGGCTATAACCAAAAGCTGTATGCTCTATCAAAACTATACTGCAAGACAGATCCCAGAAAGAAGATACAAGCCACCATATATTGGGGCTGAGGCAGTAAAAACTCAGCTAAAACTCAAAGAAGAAGAGCTAAGCCATGTAGAAAATGAGCTGGCCGAACTAGAGGACAAAATTTCAAACCTTAAAGGATTAGAAGCTCTATCAGGAGATTCTAAAGAAGACCGGATAAAGGGGCTTGAAAATGACTATGAAAAAATAATCACCATCCCCGAACTAGAAAAAAATCTAGAAGACTTAAACCACCAGCTTCTAAGCATTGATACCTCAGAGCTTGACAGGCTAAAAGAAGAGGATAAAAAGATCGAAAAGCAGGTGCAAAAACTCGAAGAGGAAGTCAATGAGCTTTTGTCAAAGCAGGGTGAGATAAAACAAACTATAAAGACCCTTGAAGAAAGGCTAGAAAATATAAAAAAAGAAAAAGAAGAGCTAGAAAAAGAGCTAAGTGCTTTTGTAGAAGGTAAAGACGAAACAAAGATAAGTGAATGGGAGAAAAAATGGGAAAAAGAAGCAAGTCAAAAATCACCAGACGTTTTGAAATCAAATTATGAGCAAACCAAAAAGAAGTTAAATACAGAACTAGAGAAGAAATGGAGAAGTCTTATCCAGCTTAGAAGTAATTTTAACCATGAGTTTGACTTTTCTGCTAACCCTCAATCAGACACAGGCGAAGAGTACCAAAACCGCTATCAAGTGCTAATAGAAAGCCACCTGGCTGATTATGAAGAACAGGCCAAAGAAGTAAGAGAAAAAGCAGAACAGAGCTTTAGAGAACATTTTGTCGCTAAACTTAGAGAAAACATCGAGATAGCAAAGGAAGAAGTCGAAGAATTAAATAGAGCCCTAAAAGATATGAAGTTTGGCAGTGACTCCTATAGATTCAAAGTATCTGCAAAACCTGAACTAAAAAATTATCACGAGATGATAATGGACCCACAGCTTCACGAAGGACATAATTTGTTTTCAGAGAGCTTTCGCCATAAGCACGGGGAGACCATAAACGAGCTGTTTAGGGACATCTCTGCCGATGAAGATGCCTTTCAGGAGAGGATGCAGGAACTGACAGATTACAGGTCTTATCTAGAATTTGAAATTGAGATCACAGATATTAATGGGAACAAAAGCAATTTTTCCAAAGTTGCAAGGGAAAAAAGCGGCGGGGAAACCCAGGTCCCCTTCTATGTAGCTATATTGGCTTCATTCTATCAAAGTTATGGCATGTATAGAAAGACAGATACCTTAAGGCTTGTAGTATTTGATGAAGCCTTTAACAGGATGGATGCTGACAGGGTAGAAGAAGCTATTCGCTTTATTAAGACCCTTGGCTTTCAACCTTTGATCGCAGCACCTACGGGCAGGATACAACTTATAGCACCTCATATTAATACAAACTTGATAGTGATGAAAGAAGGGTTTACAAGCTTTGTAGAACAGGTCTCAAGAAAGGAGCTTCTAGAAGATGAAACACCAGAACCATCAGGACAACCAGAACCGTCATAATAACCTGAACCATCAAGGCCACTTGAGTTGTGGCAAAGAATCAAAAGACTTGCCTGCCAACTTACCTGTCTTATCTAAGCTGCAAAAAAAAGAGCTTACAAAGCTTATCGACAAGTACGAAAACAGAAAAGATTACGGACAAAGACAAAACCAAGAACAAGGTCAAGAAAACCAAGACCAAAATCAAGAACAAAAAACACCTAGAAAGACCTACGTTCATATCAAGGAAAAAAACTACCCCAACTACTATCATATAAGCGACAGCAGCTTCAGGCTAGAATACAATGCTGATATGGAAGAACTAGAAAGAATGGGGCTTATTCAGCTTGTGTGGAAAAAATTCGAAAAGGGAGAGTTTTTGGAAAAGATAGCTCTAGAGGAAAAAAGACTTGAAAATATCTATAGGCTATTAAACAGACAACCCAAATCGGACTATTATAATGAGCTAGAAAAAGTCTATAATAAGTACAGAGAAGCCGCTCCTAAAGCGCTTATGGTTTTTTATGATAAAATGTTAGAAAAGATAAAAAGACTAGAAAATCTGCCCCACAGGGTCCGCTTCGATTCCCTAAGAGACACCGAAGATTTTCTTCTTGGCCTTAATAATATTGTCGAAAACGGACTTAGAAGTGACCCGGTGGAAATACCCAAAAGGCAGTTCTCCATTGAGCTATACGGGGAATCTAAAAGGCTTGAAAATTTTGAGAAGAAAATCCTCTATGTCCTGCAAAATTACATCCAGGTTTATAATCAAGCTTATAATCAGGGTTATAATCAGAATTATAATATTAGTAATGAACAAGATTGTAGCCCAAATTATAGGCAAGAATATAATCTTGAAACAAAAAGTCTTGAGACTCTTGAGGAAAATAATAGTCATATTAAATATGCCAATATTGAAGATATTCATACAGAAGACGAAATCAGTCTAGCAGAATTTGGTATAATAGATAACCCCCGCCCTATAAATATACGAGGTCAGCTTGAGTTTGAAACAGATAAGGGCATGGTGGATTTGAATAAATTTTACCCTGATGTAGGGCTTTCTCCAAAGATGATACAGGATATGAAGATCACCGGGATAAATGCAAAAGCAGTAGTTACTATCGAAAACCTGACTTCTTATTATATCTATATCAAAAACGCACCAAAAGACCATCTTGTGATATATCT
The Natranaerofaba carboxydovora genome window above contains:
- a CDS encoding HD family phosphohydrolase; this translates as MSNPGKIHSEVEKQLKNFLSIGIALSAEKDHNKLMEMILNEARRITGADAGTLYLAKENELSIEIIHNDTMNTYKGGTSNEEADLPPVPLEKEYVSGYVALTGKSVNIADVYEDKNFDFTGPQKYDRMTGYRTKSMLVIPLKNHLDEVIGVLQLINALDQGRDMTSFSQKHETIVKSLASLAAISLTNQQLIEEIENLFESFVQVMVTAIENKTPYNASHTEKVSKLAVKLAKAVHNSNKEPFGDEFFEEDRLKQLEMSGWLHDIGKVSIPLSVMNKKTRLDESLTLVLTRINLAKEQAQKEKIEELITKNRDADDANLDAKKIQKECQAVIEKYDKILETIKAADNPDNFIDEDKKNELIEIANIKYKDETGEKKPLLTEEDLECLTVSKGTLTEDEKNIMQQHVDITEKILSKIPFTKKLSKVQEFSCMHHESLDGKGYPKGLEEEDIPLEARILAIADIYDALTASDRPYKKGIPVEKALNIMKSMVEEKKLDKDLYELFVEEKIYESY
- a CDS encoding Wadjet anti-phage system protein JetA family protein, producing MSIFEHIPENLFSPLATSRKEIYVDLLFIVYEQHKRTIHTLDREGVVDLFTEYMEERKDVLKDILIDDNSFENNSQNNSTNNSQKKSQEQIGEIGKIGAIDKVGVIDKVDEEDEIKEKNAREKAQIFLRRLIDFGWFIQEQNHDYTFRISLPDYSFFLLESLEKIKSGYRMEFQGKVLTVYQNLTGEDGNSYTAIHQAKEITEGLMNGLKSLNHSIKLYTEKLLKTQKPREIIEQILVDYYEEILGDQYYRLKTSEHISKYRAGILKKVRDLKHNRAEIINQAELMVRGKYANDRVEGENMLYDWLEFIEENFQDMDDILGEIDNRNRRYVTSALQRLEFQMAGKNKSQEKIKEALKHLASLAKDEGEKQETPEEINNLIHLYPQQTVNDNSPKNPPKERKEHKPTPVMAKKINKKSRDKNLAKFKKRVKEEITVKDINQYVKDYIGAKKSIYLHEFPRRTKNDWIRLIYIILYQNSKHANYKITGKRREMISLDDNTVHIPYQVVTLKNGKKR
- a CDS encoding DUF4194 domain-containing protein encodes the protein MMKWAEDYENLSEKEKERFQKTINILLNKTFLVYNREQDRPYYRFVEKHFDIFQGYLNMARWEILYNRRLSVLQAYNIEEKNRRRFNLQETIFLLILRLLYDEKKKDLQLTKDVVAAGFEIQEKYMALQIKERLPSREEMTRILRLFSSFSLLDLKKGHYKDPEATYILYPSLQMVIDDAKLETSKELLNKELLDDEEIIENLEEEEEDDNEEENILEEKEE
- a CDS encoding ATP-binding protein — translated: MRLLTGIKLINWHFFSDEDIDIENSALITGDNGAGKSTLIDALQVVLVGNLAKVRFNSSAFDEKTNRDLKGYLKGKTGTEGETVFLRNDKDFTSYIVLEITHTKTNTPYLIGVLFDYYQDRDEFEHVFFKIDGENINDELFYQDINSLGFDKKEDVKVIDNKNNDFNDNSNNENYVENKDGDVDIEEKVFARNKKDFFRQLKAKEITHKQYKNDLSTYLNDLRQLFGGAKESFFSLIQKGISFTPITNLRGFIYDYILEERQIDVNTMREYFERFQQLEKYIEETKTEITRLSEINETYETLKEKEQNITTADYMIKRAGLEEKNVKNSLLEKELQDNQEALSNLLQDIDDKQTKKTELNKRKNEISEEIANNNTTLKINKLKQEIKTTEEKLGELKSLKKNLYHRIKSEAGEFEKLKEILQTFDDKTDIKDDNTINNNKTKDENIVGDQNTNYQEINTFEKIRKLKEITADFHYLADEKVNNLSKLNFKNSNLKNSNSNKSDSNKNSNKPQLCKFAESLSLSLEEITSLWKQVYRELTEELFELKKKQNDLENKRKELQAEIKELKENKILPAHSPTMKLKKILEENLVKENGEPVEVDILCEATWINDQEWQNAIEGYLNTQKFDILVEPGYFDEALGLYERHKFTDKIENVGLVNTEKLMKTKIKTKENSLAEEIKADKKHIRLYTDFLLGQIIKCNDEKELKNHLRAITKSCMLYQNYTARQIPERRYKPPYIGAEAVKTQLKLKEEELSHVENELAELEDKISNLKGLEALSGDSKEDRIKGLENDYEKIITIPELEKNLEDLNHQLLSIDTSELDRLKEEDKKIEKQVQKLEEEVNELLSKQGEIKQTIKTLEERLENIKKEKEELEKELSAFVEGKDETKISEWEKKWEKEASQKSPDVLKSNYEQTKKKLNTELEKKWRSLIQLRSNFNHEFDFSANPQSDTGEEYQNRYQVLIESHLADYEEQAKEVREKAEQSFREHFVAKLRENIEIAKEEVEELNRALKDMKFGSDSYRFKVSAKPELKNYHEMIMDPQLHEGHNLFSESFRHKHGETINELFRDISADEDAFQERMQELTDYRSYLEFEIEITDINGNKSNFSKVAREKSGGETQVPFYVAILASFYQSYGMYRKTDTLRLVVFDEAFNRMDADRVEEAIRFIKTLGFQPLIAAPTGRIQLIAPHINTNLIVMKEGFTSFVEQVSRKELLEDETPEPSGQPEPS
- a CDS encoding Wadjet anti-phage system protein JetD domain-containing protein, with the translated sequence MKHQNHQDNQNRHNNLNHQGHLSCGKESKDLPANLPVLSKLQKKELTKLIDKYENRKDYGQRQNQEQGQENQDQNQEQKTPRKTYVHIKEKNYPNYYHISDSSFRLEYNADMEELERMGLIQLVWKKFEKGEFLEKIALEEKRLENIYRLLNRQPKSDYYNELEKVYNKYREAAPKALMVFYDKMLEKIKRLENLPHRVRFDSLRDTEDFLLGLNNIVENGLRSDPVEIPKRQFSIELYGESKRLENFEKKILYVLQNYIQVYNQAYNQGYNQNYNISNEQDCSPNYRQEYNLETKSLETLEENNSHIKYANIEDIHTEDEISLAEFGIIDNPRPINIRGQLEFETDKGMVDLNKFYPDVGLSPKMIQDMKITGINAKAVVTIENLTSYYIYIKNAPKDHLVIYLGGYHNKMRRSILTKIWQFQKSCQDSYQGSITQFYHWGDIDYGGFRIFNHLKAKTGIPFKPLMMDEKTYETHLDKGHKFESNYERKLEKLLNNEDYIEFHPVIRLMLDKKIRLEQEGITEIIYS